The Tissierellales bacterium sequence TCTTTTTGTCTCTGGATCTGTTACACCAGCTAACTTAGATAAGAAACGCTCTTGAGCATTAACTCTGATAAGATTCATGTCAAATTGCTCGCTGAATATTTGCTCAACTTGATCGCCTTCATCTTTTCTAAGAAGACCATGGTCTACAAATATACAAGTAAGGTTCTTACCTATAGCTTTGTGAACAAGGACAGCTGCTACAGATGAATCAACTCCACCTGAAAGTGCACAAATAGCTTTTTTATCGCCAATTTGTTCTCTTATAGATTTTATAGTTTCTTCTGCAAAATCTCCCATATCCCAGTTTGCTTCACATCCACAAACTTCAAATAAGAAGTTTTGAATCATTTTGTAACCATCTTGTGTATGCTCTACTTCTGGATGGTACTGAAGTCCATAAAGTTTCTTTTTTGCATTTGACATAGCAGCAACTGGACAGCTCTCTGTACTAGCAATGATTTCAAAGTCTTGAGGAGGTTCCTTGACAAAGTCAGTATGAGTCATCCAGCATTCTATTTCTTTTTCAAAGCCTTTAAATAAGTCACTGTCTTTTTTATAGTCTAAAGCCATTCGGCCGTATTCTCTCGCTTCTGCTCTCTCTACTGTACCACCGAAACCAACTGCCATCAGTTGTAATCCATAGCAAATTCCAAGTACTGGAATTCCCATTTCATAAAGTTTCATGTCTACTTTAGGTGCGTTCTCTGCGTAAACGCTATTTGGACCACCTGAGAATATAATTCCCTTTGGATTCTTTTCTTTTATCTTTTCTAAACTTATAGTGTAAGGTACTATCTCACAGTACACTTTAGCTTCTCTTACTCTTCTTGCGATTAATTGGCTATATTGTCCACCAAAATCAAAAATCAAAATCATATTTTCCACGCTCTCATCCTCCTATTTAATCGAATAGTTTGGTGCTTCTTTTGTAATATTGATATCATGAGGATGACTTTCTATCAAGCCAGCTCCTGTAATTCTAACAAATTGTCCGCGCTCTGCTAAATCCTTTACAGTAGCAGTTCCACAATATCCCATACCTGATCTAAGTCCACCAAGTAATTGGAATATAGTATCTCCAACTGGTCCTTTGTAAGCAACTCTACCTTCAACACCTTCTGGAACTAATTTTTTATTTCCTTCTTGGAAGTAACGGTCTTTACTACCTTGAGCCATAGCTCCAAGCGAGCCCATACCTCTGTAAACTTTGTACTGACGACCTTGGAATAATTCAACTTCACCAGGGCTCTCAAGTGTTCCTGCAAGCATTGAACCTAGCATTACTGTACTACCACCTGCTGCCAATCCTTTAACTATATCGCCTGAGTATTTGATTCCACCATCTGCAATTACAGGAATACCGTATTCTTTAGCAGCCTCTGCACAATTGTAAACCGCAGTGATTTGTGGAACTCCAACACCTGCAACTACTCTAGTTGTACAAATAGAACCTGGTCCTATACCAACTTTTACTGCATCTGCTCCAGCTTTTATCAAATCTACTGTTGCTTCTGCAGTTGCAACGTTACCAGCTATGATTTGTAAATCAGGGTAAGCTGCTTTAACCTTTGCAACTGCCTTCAATACTCCAGCGGAATGACCATGTGCTGTATCGATTGTTATAACATCTACCTTTGACTCATAGAGTGCTTTTACTCTATCCATCAAGTCTGCTGTAACTCCTACTGCTGCTCCAGCTAACAATCTTCCGTTCTCATCCTTAGCTGAATTAGGATATTTTATTGCTTTTTCTATATCTTTAATTGTGATAAGTCCTGAAAGTTTTCCATTCTCATCTACTATAGGTAATTTTTCTATTCTATGCTCTGCCATAGCTTTTTGAGCTTCTTCCATAGATACTCCAACTTTAGCAGTGATAAGTGGATTTTTTGTCATAGCATCTTCAATTTTGATTGAAGTATCCTGTACAAATCTCACGTCTCTATTCGTAATAATCCCAACTAATTTCATATCAGCATCTACGATAGGTACTCCACTAATTCTATATCTTCTCATCACATCTAATGCATCTTCTACATTGTGATCTGCTGATAGATAAAATGGATCTGTAATAACTCCATGCTCTGATCTCTTAACCTTGTCTACCTCTAATGCCTGCTGCTCAATTGACATGTTTTTGTGGATAATTCCAATTCCACCCTCACGCGCCATAGCTATAGCCATAGCTGATTCTGTCACTGTGTCCATACCCGCACTGATAATTGGTATGTTAAGCGTAATCTTTTTTGTCAACTGCGTTTTTAAAGTAACCTCTTTTGGTAATATCTCTGATTTTGCTGGTACTAGAAGTACGTCATCAAACGTCAACCCTTCGTTTAAGAACTTTTCCATTAAACAACCTCCTGAAAACATTTAAAGTAAAGATCACTCATATTGGTCTTTCTCTCTGAACTATACCCATTTTCTATACATTCGATTAAAAAAGTACAAAAAAAGCGCACACTTTCAGAGGAAAATATACGCGTACGACAAATTTTCCCCATAGTCAGATAATTTAAGGTCATCTGGTAGAAACATCTCGGCCCTATCCCAAGACATATATGAGTAATCTAATCTCTTAGTATTTAGTTTTCTACATACTAACATTATTAACTACCCTTGTCAATAGAATATAATCAAAGTATTTTTTACGTTATAGACATTTGTTTTTTCCAGTAGTTAGAAGTTGTAAATGTTATCACCCGTTCTTCTAATTTTATTTCTTTCAAAATCATGATTGATATGATAGAATTAGAGTCGAGGAAAATATCAGAGCATATCATTTATGATGATTAAATGTCTAAATCGAATCATTGAATTTATTTCGACCTATCTTTTTAAAACCTTGCGTGCCTTTTAAGCCATGAAAGAATCGAATGGTATTGGAAAGAAGTGATTTTAAGCTAAACACTCCTTTTAATAGGAACGGTTCACTCCCGTTGGTTGATGCTTTATGAGATTTAGTATTTATCCGCCATAAAATCACCCATATTTGATAAT is a genomic window containing:
- the guaA gene encoding glutamine-hydrolyzing GMP synthase; this encodes MILIFDFGGQYSQLIARRVREAKVYCEIVPYTISLEKIKEKNPKGIIFSGGPNSVYAENAPKVDMKLYEMGIPVLGICYGLQLMAVGFGGTVERAEAREYGRMALDYKKDSDLFKGFEKEIECWMTHTDFVKEPPQDFEIIASTESCPVAAMSNAKKKLYGLQYHPEVEHTQDGYKMIQNFLFEVCGCEANWDMGDFAEETIKSIREQIGDKKAICALSGGVDSSVAAVLVHKAIGKNLTCIFVDHGLLRKDEGDQVEQIFSEQFDMNLIRVNAQERFLSKLAGVTDPETKRKIIGEEFIRVFEEEKYKLRDADFLVQGTIYPDVVESGTDTAQTIKSHHNVGGLPEDVDFELIEPLNLLFKDEVREVGRKIGISEELVSRQPFPGPGLAIRVMGEITEDKLAILREADWIYREEIRKAGLDKEIWQYFAVLPGVRSVGVMGDERTYAHAIGLRAVTSSDGMTSDWARIPYDVLDKISREIVNRVEGVNRIVYDITSKPPSTIEWE
- the guaB gene encoding IMP dehydrogenase: MEKFLNEGLTFDDVLLVPAKSEILPKEVTLKTQLTKKITLNIPIISAGMDTVTESAMAIAMAREGGIGIIHKNMSIEQQALEVDKVKRSEHGVITDPFYLSADHNVEDALDVMRRYRISGVPIVDADMKLVGIITNRDVRFVQDTSIKIEDAMTKNPLITAKVGVSMEEAQKAMAEHRIEKLPIVDENGKLSGLITIKDIEKAIKYPNSAKDENGRLLAGAAVGVTADLMDRVKALYESKVDVITIDTAHGHSAGVLKAVAKVKAAYPDLQIIAGNVATAEATVDLIKAGADAVKVGIGPGSICTTRVVAGVGVPQITAVYNCAEAAKEYGIPVIADGGIKYSGDIVKGLAAGGSTVMLGSMLAGTLESPGEVELFQGRQYKVYRGMGSLGAMAQGSKDRYFQEGNKKLVPEGVEGRVAYKGPVGDTIFQLLGGLRSGMGYCGTATVKDLAERGQFVRITGAGLIESHPHDINITKEAPNYSIK